Sequence from the Priestia megaterium genome:
ACATACTAACATTGATTTTTTTGAGCTGTCCATACCAAGTTTCGGTTCCATCGGCATGTTGAATAATAACGGTATTCCCAGTATCATCACGTTTTCCTACATACCTTACAATACCTTCACTCATTGCTTCTACAACAGAATCTACTCCTGTTTGAACCGTCACGCCTTGCTTACTTTGAGCAAATGTTTCCGTTACTTTCCCTGAAGCTGGAGTAGCATATTCTCCGCTTACACTTTGCTCCGTTTTGCTAGACTCTTTATTCGGCAGTAGTGTTAACGGCTTCCCAAACTTATCTTCATACCAGGAGGAAACAGCTGCAAACTGAAATTCTTTATCCATTGTTTGTTGAACCACCACTCTGGCCTGTTCAAAAGTAGGAGAAGCGTTCTTGAACATAATCCCTACAATTAACACTAAGCAGGCTGAAGCTAAAATTTTAAATAAAAAGCGCTCTTTTCGAAATAACGGATGATATTCCTTTGCTGATGGTGTGTATTCAACCGTAGAATAATCCATCGATCCATATTTTTCTTCTTCACTCATTAAGGACGTATGAAGAGGTTCTTGAGGAAGACGCTTCGTTGTATTTAATTGTTTTCGCTTACGCTCAGCAATTCGTTTACGGATTTCATCAGCACGTCGATTCATGATTCATCATTCTCCTTGTTCTTATCGTATAATCAACTATATGACTTGTCCGTGGAGCTTATGACAGCTTGACTCTACAAAATCACACAAATAAAAAAAGCTTCCTCTATCGGAAGCTTTTTAAGAACGAACACCAAAGAATCGTTTAATACGTGCAAACATTCCCTTATCTTCTTCATCTAACGATTGAAGAGGAACCGTTTCACCTAGAATACGTCTTGCAATATTACGATATGCAATTGATGCTTTGCTTGATGGGTCCATGACAATTGGTTCACCATTGTTAGAAGCACGAATAACATTTTCATCGTCAGCAACGATTCCAATTAAATCAACAGCCAGAAGCTGAGAAATTTCTTCCACGTCCAGCATGTCTCCATTTTTCATCATATGACTACGGATTCGGTTAATAACCAGTTTTGGAGACTCGATATCCTCTTGCTCCAATAATCCAATAATACGGTCAGCATCACGAACAGCTGAAACTTCCGGTGTTGTCACAACGAGTGCCTTATCAGCGCCAGCTACGGCATTCTTATAGCCTTGTTCAATACCAGCTGGGCAATCAATAACCACATAGTCATAGTCTTGCTTTAACTGAAGAACTAACTCTCGCATTTGTTCTGGTTGAACAGCTGTTTTGTCACTCGTTTGAGCAGCAGGAAGTAAGTACAAACATTCAAAACGCTTGTCCTTAATCAAGGCTTTTTGCGGTTGGCATCGACCTTCTACCACGTCTACAAGATCATAAATAATACGATTTTCAAGCCCCATTACAACATCCAAGTTGCGTAAGCCGATATCAGTGTCTACTAGACACACGCGCTTTCCAGCTAATGCTAGAGCAGTACCTAAATTGGCTGATGTCGTTGTTTTTCCAACTCCACCTTTACCAGACGTAACAACAATAGCCTCTCCCACTGTCAAATTCTCCTTTCTACCCTGGTCAAATTCGGTCTTAGATGCGGTAAAGTTTGCACGCGATCTATCACCATTTGATCATTATCATCTAAGTATGCACATTCCATTATATTCTCTTCCTTCTCACTGCGCTTTTCTTCTGATCGGGTAATGATATCAGCAATGCGCAGCTGTGAAGGTTTCATTAACGATGCAGCAATAACGGCGTTTTTATTGCCGCGATATCCTGCATGAGCAATCCCTTTTAAAGCACCTAATACAAATAAATTTCCTCCAGCTACAACGGTTCCTCCGGGATTTACGTCTCCGACTAGAAGCAAATCGCCTTCTACATGGAGAACCTGTCCTGAACGAACTACCTTTGTAACAGATACTAATTCACTTTCTTCTCTTACTCGGACTGCATCTTGCTTTAAAATAACGTTACTATCAATTTGTTTAACTACTAAATACTGATTTTC
This genomic interval carries:
- a CDS encoding M23 family metallopeptidase, with the protein product MNRRADEIRKRIAERKRKQLNTTKRLPQEPLHTSLMSEEEKYGSMDYSTVEYTPSAKEYHPLFRKERFLFKILASACLVLIVGIMFKNASPTFEQARVVVQQTMDKEFQFAAVSSWYEDKFGKPLTLLPNKESSKTEQSVSGEYATPASGKVTETFAQSKQGVTVQTGVDSVVEAMSEGIVRYVGKRDDTGNTVIIQHADGTETWYGQLKKINVSMYDFVNKGKEVGIVENSKKGDAGTFYFAIKKGDKFVDPSQVIQFE
- the minD gene encoding septum site-determining protein MinD, with translation MGEAIVVTSGKGGVGKTTTSANLGTALALAGKRVCLVDTDIGLRNLDVVMGLENRIIYDLVDVVEGRCQPQKALIKDKRFECLYLLPAAQTSDKTAVQPEQMRELVLQLKQDYDYVVIDCPAGIEQGYKNAVAGADKALVVTTPEVSAVRDADRIIGLLEQEDIESPKLVINRIRSHMMKNGDMLDVEEISQLLAVDLIGIVADDENVIRASNNGEPIVMDPSSKASIAYRNIARRILGETVPLQSLDEEDKGMFARIKRFFGVRS
- the minC gene encoding septum site-determining protein MinC, whose product is MNKQKQQNVTIKGTKDGLTLHLNDTCSFAELLTELKTKLLTNKHGDADQIVTVYVKIGNRYLTTEQETELKALIEENQYLVVKQIDSNVILKQDAVRVREESELVSVTKVVRSGQVLHVEGDLLLVGDVNPGGTVVAGGNLFVLGALKGIAHAGYRGNKNAVIAASLMKPSQLRIADIITRSEEKRSEKEENIMECAYLDDNDQMVIDRVQTLPHLRPNLTRVERRI